One region of Leishmania braziliensis MHOM/BR/75/M2904 complete genome, chromosome 17 genomic DNA includes:
- a CDS encoding ferrochelatase-like protein, which yields MPDTPGPTKALLLVNLGTTTAPTAPAIRSFLREFLSDRRVVDVSRIIWYLILYGFVLPFRPLRIIPLYKSIWINKGSGIAINGKTEGSPLALYTESLVSKVQALLKTTTGGEVVLRYSMRYGANNIASTLKALHDEFPTVRELVVLPLFPQYTSTTSASIYDEVFKFYMDTKRRCIPGLRTVRDYAENPVYIEALGESLMCSIKAYVTENAGVVKDWRLALTDLLPEIGIIITYHSIPVRYVEEHDDYPQRCKATTAAIMAYIEAESGMSFSACLVHVYQSQFGSQPWLGPTLTDAAAAFPLPAHDSRKLAFSDAHHNKALLSKQAKVCFAMAPGFAVDCVETLSEVKLEAAEVFKKNGGRRFIYVPCLNDSDAHVKVLISVFGT from the coding sequence ATGCCGGATACTCCTGGCCCTACAAAagctctgctgctggtgaACCTGGGCACGACGACTGCACCAACTGCACCGGCAATTCGCAGCTTCCTGCGCGAGTTTCTTTCCGATCGCCGTGTCGTTGATGTGTCGCGGATTATCTGGTATTTGATTCTCTACGGCTTTGTCCTGCCTTTCCGCCCCCTCAGGATCATTCCCCTGTACAAGTCCATCTGGATCAACAAAGGTTCTGGCATTGCCATCAATGGTAAAACGGAGGGGTCACCTCTAGCCCTGTACACGGAAAGCCTTGTCTCCAAGGTGCAGGCACTGTTGAAGACCACCACAGGCGGGGAAGTTGTGCTGCGTTACTCGATGCGCTATGGAGCGAATAACATCGCATCAACGCTCAAGGCGCTACACGACGAGTTCCCAACGGTCCGCGAGTTGGTTGTTCTTCCGTTGTTCCCGCAGTACACCTCCACAACGTCCGCGAGCATTTACGACGAGGTGTTCAAGTTCTACATGGATACTAAGCGCCGCTGCATTCCAGGGCTGCGAACCGTTCGTGACTACGCCGAGAACCCGGTCTACATCGAGGCTCTGGGAGAGAGTCTCATGTGCAGCATCAAGGCATACGTCACTGAGAACGCCGGCGTCGTCAAGGATTGGAGGTTAGCCCTGACCGACTTGCTCCCAGAGATTGGTATTATTATCACGTACCACAGCATCCCTGTTCGCTACGTCGAGGAACATGATGACTACCCGCAGCGCTGTAAGGCCACCACAGCGGCCATCATGGCCTACATAGAGGCCGAGTCTGGCATGTCCTTCAGCGCCTGCCTAGTGCACGTCTATCAGTCTCAGTTTGGCAGTCAACCGTGGCTTGGTCCGACTCTCAccgacgcagctgctgcctttCCCCTTCCAGCCCACGACTCAAGGAAACTGGCTTTCAGTGATGCCCACCACAATAAAGCCCTCTTATCTAAGCAGGCCAAGGTCTGTTTTGCCATGGCGCCGGGCTTTGCTGTGGACTGTGTGGAGACCCTGAGCGAGGTCAAACTGGAGGCTGCTGAGGTCTTTAAAAAGAACGGTGGCCGCAGGTTTATTTACGTTCCCTGCCTCAACGACAGTGACGCCCACGTTAAAGTGCTCATCTCAGTCTTTGGCACCTGA